A region of Pseudarthrobacter sp. NIBRBAC000502770 DNA encodes the following proteins:
- a CDS encoding DUF3263 domain-containing protein: MAEPAREHLPEQDPQKSLLADFILRESSLSEREQQMLALERQWWKYAGAKEQAIRELFDLSATHYYQLLNALIDREDAVAHDPMLVKRLRRLRTSRHRARTARRLGSDA, translated from the coding sequence GTGGCGGAACCGGCCCGGGAACACCTGCCGGAGCAGGATCCGCAGAAGTCCCTCCTGGCGGATTTCATCCTCCGCGAGTCCTCCCTGTCGGAGCGCGAACAACAGATGCTGGCGCTGGAACGGCAGTGGTGGAAGTACGCGGGAGCCAAGGAACAGGCCATTCGCGAGCTCTTTGACCTCTCCGCAACCCACTACTACCAGCTCCTCAACGCACTGATCGACCGCGAGGACGCCGTGGCCCACGATCCCATGCTGGTCAAGAGATTGCGTAGACTACGTACGTCGCGCCACCGTGCGCGTACTGCCCGGCGCCTGGGATCCGACGCTTAG
- a CDS encoding LytR C-terminal domain-containing protein: MTRYARDEFDKVPEAASRQGVHRTASAPSRVRLWPILAVGMAALAIGLVSFLILPKLGFNANASQASASVESAPLAGTGSTPTATQAAGSAATGTPTPSPSAGPTQVSEPAPTSSATQQAVVDRTQAVAVYNAAGTAGLASRVGGTVQADGWRLGPVGNWSGAPQKSSVIFYAGPQQLASAQQLAGLLNIPTVVSSTEFQVPLVVVLGPGYR; encoded by the coding sequence ATGACCAGATACGCCCGCGATGAATTCGACAAGGTCCCCGAGGCCGCGTCGCGACAAGGTGTCCACCGGACGGCTTCGGCCCCGTCCCGGGTACGGCTTTGGCCCATCCTGGCGGTGGGAATGGCAGCCCTTGCCATTGGGCTGGTGTCCTTCCTGATCCTTCCCAAACTCGGCTTCAACGCCAACGCGAGCCAGGCATCGGCAAGCGTGGAGTCAGCTCCGCTGGCCGGCACCGGATCCACGCCCACGGCCACGCAGGCTGCCGGCTCCGCCGCCACGGGGACACCCACGCCGTCCCCCTCTGCCGGGCCAACCCAGGTCAGCGAGCCAGCGCCCACGTCGTCGGCCACCCAGCAGGCCGTGGTCGACAGGACGCAGGCAGTGGCTGTCTACAACGCCGCCGGCACGGCCGGGCTGGCCAGCCGGGTAGGCGGCACGGTCCAGGCCGACGGCTGGCGGCTCGGCCCGGTGGGCAACTGGTCCGGCGCCCCGCAAAAGTCCTCCGTGATTTTCTATGCCGGCCCGCAGCAACTGGCCAGTGCCCAGCAACTCGCCGGGCTGTTGAACATCCCCACCGTGGTGAGCAGTACCGAGTTCCAGGTACCACTCGTCGTTGTCCTTGGCCCGGGTTACCGGTAG
- a CDS encoding WXG100 family type VII secretion target, whose translation MTIISVDTDLLQLKSANVQATVDRISADVHAMKRGLDELQGSWRGSAATNFQALVTEWTITQGRVEASLASINAALSSAAATYAQAEQGNAQRFS comes from the coding sequence ATGACCATCATTTCCGTCGACACAGACCTGCTGCAGCTAAAGTCCGCCAACGTGCAGGCCACCGTGGACCGGATCAGCGCCGACGTCCACGCCATGAAGCGCGGCCTGGACGAGCTGCAGGGTTCATGGCGGGGTTCCGCAGCCACAAACTTCCAGGCGCTCGTCACTGAGTGGACCATCACCCAGGGCCGGGTGGAGGCCTCGCTGGCATCCATCAACGCCGCTCTTTCCTCTGCCGCTGCCACCTATGCCCAGGCCGAACAGGGAAACGCCCAGCGGTTCAGCTGA
- a CDS encoding cold-shock protein, with protein MALGTVKWFNAEKGYGFITVDGSGDDIFVHWSAIQGEGYRALAEGQRVQLDVGEGEKGPQAENVRPAQ; from the coding sequence ATGGCACTGGGAACCGTCAAATGGTTCAACGCTGAAAAGGGCTACGGCTTCATCACCGTTGACGGTTCCGGTGACGACATTTTTGTCCACTGGTCCGCCATCCAGGGGGAGGGCTACCGTGCCCTGGCCGAAGGCCAGCGGGTCCAGCTCGATGTCGGCGAGGGCGAAAAAGGTCCGCAGGCGGAAAACGTCCGGCCCGCGCAGTGA
- a CDS encoding DUF427 domain-containing protein gives MTTRIVPAVPGPGQESVWDYPRPPRIERSSERVRIVLGGELILDTTDSLRVLETSHPPVYYVPRSAFAEGALEPASGSSFCEFKGSAKYLTVRGGGKEAESAAWSYPEPASGFEALADRVAVYPGRMDYCEVDGERVQAQPGRFYGGWITRKVVGPFKGEPGTMDW, from the coding sequence ATGACAACGAGAATCGTTCCGGCCGTCCCCGGGCCCGGGCAGGAGTCGGTATGGGACTACCCCCGCCCGCCCCGGATCGAACGCAGCAGCGAACGGGTACGCATCGTCCTGGGCGGGGAGCTGATCCTGGACACCACCGATTCCCTGCGGGTCCTTGAGACCAGCCATCCGCCGGTGTACTACGTTCCCAGGTCAGCATTCGCCGAGGGCGCGCTGGAGCCCGCGTCGGGCAGCAGCTTCTGCGAGTTCAAGGGCTCGGCAAAGTACCTCACCGTGCGCGGCGGCGGAAAGGAAGCGGAGAGCGCCGCCTGGTCCTACCCTGAGCCGGCGTCCGGTTTCGAGGCCCTCGCCGACCGGGTGGCCGTCTACCCCGGCCGGATGGATTACTGCGAGGTGGATGGGGAGCGGGTCCAGGCGCAACCGGGCCGCTTCTACGGCGGCTGGATCACCAGAAAGGTGGTGGGCCCGTTCAAGGGCGAACCGGGGACCATGGACTGGTAA
- a CDS encoding ABC transporter substrate-binding protein translates to MPVLALSLGAVLSLGACAGTGGNARVEPAEASGDGVLRVGVILDNSGDNAFLNAPQLAAAKLAIQDINAAGGHKGRPVELLPVHQDQDTAKQASDAAAAKADVVIGPTDSSHAPAAADILSRAHIPLISPANTAAGLSGLASGGYYFRTAAADVAQGPVLAKLAKDAGAATISVLYQEGSYGKDLSAAVSEAAKGAGLTVLPGARFKAGAAAEAARSASKAKPDAVVVIAREGARDALVELNSAGVAGSRIILSDGAFARYGSGLAPGTLEGARAVVPGQLPGAAFQAKLLAVDPALKDVSFAAETYDAVTLAALAAARAQDDAGRSIAANLVPVSGGTASSGAGAPAAPCLSYKECLGGLAGSPDINYDGESGPVAFDSNGDITSAAFSVYTFGADNNPSLSGRETAGHSG, encoded by the coding sequence ATGCCGGTACTCGCGCTGTCCCTGGGAGCCGTCCTTTCGCTGGGTGCATGCGCCGGCACCGGCGGCAACGCCAGGGTGGAACCTGCCGAGGCTTCCGGCGACGGTGTGCTCCGGGTGGGCGTCATCCTGGACAACTCCGGTGACAACGCCTTCCTCAACGCCCCGCAACTGGCCGCCGCCAAGCTTGCCATCCAGGACATCAACGCCGCCGGCGGACATAAAGGCCGGCCAGTGGAGCTCCTTCCGGTGCACCAGGACCAGGACACGGCGAAGCAGGCAAGCGACGCAGCGGCCGCCAAAGCGGACGTGGTGATCGGGCCCACCGACTCCAGCCACGCCCCGGCAGCAGCGGACATCCTGTCCCGCGCACACATCCCCCTGATCTCGCCGGCCAATACCGCTGCCGGTCTTTCCGGGCTGGCGAGCGGAGGCTACTACTTCCGGACCGCAGCGGCCGACGTCGCGCAAGGACCCGTGCTGGCCAAACTTGCCAAGGACGCCGGCGCCGCCACGATCAGCGTGCTGTACCAGGAAGGCTCCTACGGCAAGGACCTCTCGGCGGCCGTCTCGGAGGCAGCCAAAGGGGCCGGACTCACGGTCCTGCCGGGCGCCCGTTTCAAAGCCGGTGCTGCCGCCGAGGCCGCCCGCTCCGCGTCCAAGGCCAAGCCGGACGCCGTCGTCGTGATTGCCCGCGAGGGTGCACGGGACGCCCTGGTGGAGCTGAACAGTGCAGGCGTTGCCGGCTCCCGGATCATCCTCAGCGACGGCGCGTTTGCCCGCTACGGGTCCGGGCTCGCACCCGGGACACTCGAAGGTGCCCGCGCCGTCGTGCCCGGGCAGCTGCCCGGCGCTGCGTTCCAGGCGAAACTGCTGGCCGTTGACCCGGCACTCAAGGATGTCTCCTTCGCCGCTGAAACCTACGACGCCGTCACACTGGCGGCCCTGGCCGCGGCCCGTGCACAGGATGACGCCGGCCGCTCCATTGCCGCGAACCTGGTCCCGGTCTCCGGGGGAACGGCTTCCTCCGGTGCCGGCGCGCCGGCCGCCCCCTGCCTGAGCTACAAGGAGTGCCTCGGTGGTCTCGCAGGCAGCCCGGACATCAATTACGACGGCGAATCGGGCCCGGTTGCCTTCGATTCCAACGGGGACATCACCTCGGCCGCTTTCTCCGTGTACACCTTCGGGGCCGACAACAACCCCTCTCTGTCCGGCCGGGAGACGGCGGGCCACTCCGGCTGA
- a CDS encoding FHA domain-containing protein, translating into MTESRLDIDLDFSYTDESGAVTNGRATAAGTEVTVSLDRLAPLAGAGLPPLEEIRPLADLLARKGVSVTVAGPDGNIVSLGKVDAPASQRLVTRSPHIKLGNLGSLLPLLRQGRRRPRGVPLLPPSTPLPLVPTVQRKIVRRITTTHYARGGGRPRLIFVQDAATWTGQIPREVALPEDVTTIGSGPGSDIQLEGLEALHAEIRHDGQDEYVLVPHGPVSGSVSRTGPSVLRTGARIQMGQWCLAFFREEFADHGRPYGGRSGGELAYERPQLDPRTGTMERDSSEGVR; encoded by the coding sequence ATGACTGAGAGCCGCCTGGACATCGATCTGGACTTCTCGTACACGGATGAGTCCGGGGCGGTCACCAATGGGCGTGCCACGGCTGCCGGTACGGAAGTTACCGTGTCCCTGGACCGCCTGGCGCCACTTGCCGGTGCCGGACTGCCGCCCCTGGAGGAGATCAGGCCGCTGGCGGACCTGCTGGCCCGCAAGGGGGTCAGCGTCACGGTGGCAGGTCCAGACGGAAACATTGTCAGCCTGGGCAAGGTGGATGCACCGGCATCACAGCGGTTGGTGACGCGCTCGCCGCATATCAAGCTGGGCAACCTCGGCTCCCTGCTTCCGCTGCTCCGGCAGGGCAGGCGGCGGCCCAGGGGCGTGCCCCTGCTGCCCCCGTCAACGCCGTTGCCGTTGGTCCCCACTGTCCAGCGGAAAATCGTCCGGCGCATCACTACCACCCACTACGCCAGGGGCGGCGGCCGGCCACGGCTGATCTTTGTCCAGGATGCCGCCACCTGGACCGGCCAGATCCCCCGGGAAGTTGCCCTCCCGGAGGACGTCACCACGATTGGCAGCGGGCCAGGATCAGATATCCAGCTGGAGGGCCTGGAAGCACTCCACGCCGAGATCAGGCACGACGGGCAGGATGAATACGTCCTGGTGCCGCACGGACCGGTCAGCGGCAGCGTGTCCAGGACCGGACCCTCGGTCCTGCGGACCGGAGCGAGGATCCAGATGGGCCAGTGGTGCCTGGCTTTCTTCCGCGAGGAATTTGCCGATCACGGCCGCCCCTACGGTGGCAGGAGCGGCGGTGAGCTGGCATACGAACGTCCGCAGCTCGATCCCCGGACGGGAACCATGGAACGGGACAGCTCCGAGGGCGTGCGGTGA
- the groL gene encoding chaperonin GroEL (60 kDa chaperone family; promotes refolding of misfolded polypeptides especially under stressful conditions; forms two stacked rings of heptamers to form a barrel-shaped 14mer; ends can be capped by GroES; misfolded proteins enter the barrel where they are refolded when GroES binds), producing MAKIIAFDEEARRGLERGLNTLADAVKVTLGPRGRNVVLEKKWGAPTITNDGVSIAKEIELDDPYEKIGAELVKEVAKKTDDVAGDGTTTATVLAQALVKEGLRNVAAGADPLSLKRGIEKAVDAVTAELLNSAKEIETKEEIAATASISAGDDEIGALIAEALDKVGKEGVITVEESNTFGLELELTEGMRFDKGYISAYFVTDAERQETVLEDPYILIVNSKISNVKELVAVLEKVMQSNKPLLIIAEDIEGEALATLIVNKIRGTFKSVAVKAPGFGDRRKAQLADIAVLTGGQVISEEVGLKLETAGLELLGQARKVVVTKDETTIVEGAGDADQIAGRVSQIRAEIENSDSDYDREKLQERLAKLAGGVAVIKAGAATEVELKERKHRIEDAVRNAKAAVEEGIVAGGGVALIQAGAKAFANLQLSGDEATGANIVRVAIDAPLKQIAFNAGLEPGVVVDKVRGLPAGHGLNAATGEYVDLLAAGVNDPVKVTRSALQNAASIAGLFLTTEAVVADKPEKAAAPAGGDDMGGMGGMGGF from the coding sequence ATGGCCAAGATCATTGCATTTGATGAAGAGGCACGCCGCGGCCTTGAGCGTGGCCTGAACACCCTCGCCGACGCCGTTAAGGTCACCCTCGGCCCGCGTGGACGCAACGTCGTCCTCGAAAAGAAGTGGGGCGCCCCCACGATCACCAACGATGGTGTCTCCATCGCCAAGGAGATCGAGCTGGACGATCCTTACGAGAAGATCGGCGCCGAGCTGGTCAAGGAAGTTGCCAAGAAGACCGACGACGTTGCCGGTGACGGCACCACCACGGCAACCGTCCTGGCCCAGGCCCTGGTCAAGGAAGGCCTGCGCAACGTTGCTGCCGGCGCCGACCCGCTGTCCCTCAAGCGCGGCATCGAGAAGGCCGTTGACGCCGTCACCGCCGAACTGCTGAACTCCGCCAAGGAAATCGAAACCAAGGAAGAGATCGCGGCCACCGCCTCCATCTCCGCCGGTGACGACGAGATCGGTGCCCTCATCGCCGAAGCCCTGGACAAGGTGGGCAAGGAAGGCGTCATCACGGTCGAGGAATCCAACACCTTCGGCCTGGAGCTGGAACTCACCGAAGGCATGCGCTTCGACAAGGGCTACATCTCCGCCTACTTCGTCACCGACGCTGAGCGCCAGGAAACGGTCCTTGAGGATCCGTACATCCTGATCGTCAACTCCAAGATCTCCAACGTCAAGGAACTGGTTGCTGTCCTGGAAAAGGTCATGCAGTCCAACAAGCCGCTGCTGATCATTGCCGAGGACATCGAGGGCGAGGCCCTGGCCACCCTGATCGTGAACAAGATCCGCGGCACCTTCAAGTCCGTCGCCGTCAAGGCTCCGGGCTTCGGCGACCGCCGCAAGGCCCAGCTCGCCGACATCGCCGTCCTCACCGGCGGCCAGGTCATCTCCGAGGAAGTTGGCCTCAAGCTGGAGACTGCCGGCCTGGAGCTCCTGGGCCAGGCCCGCAAGGTAGTTGTCACCAAGGACGAGACCACCATCGTCGAAGGTGCCGGCGACGCCGACCAGATCGCCGGCCGCGTTTCCCAGATCCGCGCCGAGATCGAGAACTCCGACTCCGACTACGACCGCGAGAAGCTGCAGGAGCGCCTGGCCAAGCTGGCCGGCGGCGTTGCAGTCATCAAGGCCGGAGCCGCAACCGAGGTTGAGCTCAAGGAGCGCAAGCACCGCATCGAAGACGCAGTGCGCAACGCCAAGGCTGCCGTTGAGGAAGGCATCGTCGCCGGTGGCGGCGTGGCCCTGATCCAGGCCGGCGCCAAGGCATTCGCCAACCTGCAGCTCTCCGGCGACGAAGCAACCGGCGCCAACATCGTCCGCGTTGCCATCGACGCGCCGCTGAAGCAGATCGCCTTCAACGCCGGCCTCGAGCCGGGCGTTGTGGTCGACAAGGTCCGCGGCCTGCCCGCCGGTCACGGCCTGAACGCAGCAACCGGCGAGTACGTCGACCTGCTGGCTGCAGGCGTCAATGACCCCGTCAAGGTGACCCGCTCTGCCCTGCAGAACGCGGCCTCCATTGCCGGCCTGTTCCTCACCACCGAAGCAGTGGTTGCTGACAAGCCGGAGAAGGCTGCAGCACCCGCCGGTGGCGACGACATGGGCGGCATGGGCGGCATGGGCGGCTTCTAA
- a CDS encoding response regulator transcription factor, translated as MNKNGPEARLLVVDDEPNIRELLSTSLRFAGFEVVSAANGRDALAAADTHAPDLAVLDVMLPDMDGFTVTRRLRASGKHFPVLFLTAKDDTEDKVTGLTVGGDDYVTKPFSLDEVVARIRAVLRRTQPLLDDDAVIRVDDLELDDDAHEVRRGGTVIELSPTEFKLLRYLMLNPNRVLSKSQILDHVWEYNFNGDASIVESYISYLRRKVDIDPEAPALIQTKRGVGYVLRTAEKR; from the coding sequence ATGAACAAGAACGGTCCAGAAGCCCGGCTGCTCGTCGTTGATGATGAACCCAACATCCGCGAGCTCCTCTCCACGTCGCTGCGGTTTGCCGGTTTTGAAGTGGTCTCCGCCGCCAACGGCCGCGATGCCCTCGCCGCTGCCGATACCCACGCCCCTGACCTGGCCGTGCTGGATGTCATGCTCCCCGACATGGACGGCTTCACCGTGACCCGCCGGCTCCGCGCCTCCGGCAAGCACTTCCCTGTTCTCTTCCTGACCGCCAAGGACGACACCGAGGACAAGGTCACCGGCCTGACCGTTGGCGGTGACGACTACGTCACCAAACCCTTCAGCCTGGACGAAGTGGTGGCCAGGATCCGGGCCGTGCTCCGCCGCACCCAGCCCCTGCTGGACGACGACGCCGTGATCCGGGTGGACGACCTGGAGCTCGACGACGACGCCCACGAGGTGCGGCGCGGCGGAACGGTCATCGAACTGTCCCCCACCGAGTTCAAGCTGCTGCGCTACCTCATGCTCAACCCCAACCGGGTCCTGTCCAAGTCGCAGATCCTGGACCACGTCTGGGAGTACAACTTCAACGGCGACGCGTCCATCGTGGAGTCCTACATCTCCTACCTGCGGCGGAAAGTGGACATCGACCCGGAGGCGCCCGCCCTGATCCAGACCAAGCGCGGCGTGGGCTACGTCCTGCGGACGGCTGAAAAGCGCTGA
- a CDS encoding ribonuclease HI family protein: MTITAAADGSALGNPGPAGWAWYVNDDCWRAGGWPHGTNNQGELMAVLDLLRATAHLPGEDLRILCDSQYVINSITKWMPGWKRKGWRKADGKPVLNVELLKELDRELAGRTYTFEWVKGHAGHDLNEAADERARAAATAYQQGVAARSGPGFPGGHHPGASERPAAAQAARGAGSPPATLDVPAAAPARSTAPVSSYEEPDLFSELDNEALEVAEATQQAGSIPPEALVEELERELLGPLVRGDIGRTAVLLHPDFMEIGSSGRVWTRDAMMMALEEDPGERTDIEILGADRIGTSAVLLTYRNFARTGTTLRSSLWVLDGERWRLRFHQGTPEA, translated from the coding sequence GTGACGATTACTGCAGCGGCTGATGGTTCGGCCTTGGGAAACCCCGGCCCGGCCGGCTGGGCCTGGTATGTGAATGACGATTGCTGGCGTGCCGGCGGCTGGCCCCACGGGACCAACAACCAGGGGGAGCTGATGGCTGTCCTTGACCTCCTGCGCGCTACCGCGCACCTGCCGGGGGAAGACCTCCGCATCCTCTGCGACAGCCAGTACGTGATCAATTCCATTACCAAGTGGATGCCGGGATGGAAGCGCAAAGGATGGCGCAAAGCCGATGGCAAACCCGTCCTCAATGTGGAACTGCTGAAGGAACTCGACCGCGAACTGGCCGGACGCACCTACACGTTCGAATGGGTCAAGGGCCACGCCGGGCACGACCTCAATGAAGCTGCCGATGAACGGGCCAGGGCCGCGGCCACGGCGTACCAGCAGGGAGTGGCGGCACGGTCCGGCCCCGGGTTCCCCGGCGGCCATCACCCGGGGGCCTCCGAGCGCCCGGCGGCGGCCCAGGCGGCGCGAGGCGCAGGCTCCCCGCCGGCAACGCTGGATGTCCCGGCCGCGGCGCCGGCCCGTTCCACGGCGCCGGTGTCCTCCTACGAGGAACCCGACCTGTTCAGTGAACTGGACAATGAAGCCCTCGAAGTGGCCGAAGCAACCCAACAGGCGGGCTCCATACCGCCGGAAGCGCTGGTGGAGGAGCTCGAACGTGAGCTTCTGGGCCCGCTGGTGCGCGGGGACATCGGGCGGACCGCCGTCCTCCTCCACCCGGACTTCATGGAAATCGGCAGTTCGGGAAGGGTGTGGACCCGGGATGCCATGATGATGGCACTGGAAGAGGACCCGGGGGAACGGACCGACATCGAAATCCTGGGTGCTGACCGCATCGGCACCAGCGCGGTCCTGCTGACGTACCGAAACTTTGCGCGTACCGGCACGACGCTCCGCAGCTCACTGTGGGTCCTGGACGGGGAACGGTGGCGGCTGCGGTTCCACCAGGGAACCCCGGAGGCCTGA
- a CDS encoding cell wall metabolism sensor histidine kinase WalK yields the protein MLKRWKSASLRSQLVAMIMALLIVALTVTGAVTLTLLHSYLQGQVDDKLNAAVDSARKQRSFTQLQAPSSIPTDYSLMLFAPGEQPYTFGGDPDYHPDINAFTVEQAQARGQTPFQVRGTDGENWRVVAVTVQNGQTMAVVVIGLPLESVDDVLKHATLVVTGVGLLTLLLASLIASWTVSRSFRPLARVEKTAAAIAAGDLSRRVEVENPTTELGRLSSSLNAMLAHIETAFAARTASEARMRRFAADASHELRTPLVTIRGFSELYRHGALSTDEDVATAMGRIESEAKRMGSMVEDLLLLARLDEQRPLQQKPVDLQLIAHDAVVDTQASDRSRVISLTGLDGGPAGPAPVLGDEAKLRQVVGNLVGNALRYTPEGTPIELAVGVRGTGGGERSVIEVRDHGPGISEEDAAKVFERFYRADTSRTRETGGSGLGLAIVAAIVGSHGGTVRVEKTDGGGATLVVSLPRREDAPRDGGGDGREEADGSIPASRGGDGSVIHI from the coding sequence TTGCTAAAGCGGTGGAAGTCGGCCTCCCTCAGGTCGCAGCTGGTGGCCATGATCATGGCCCTGCTGATCGTGGCCCTGACGGTGACCGGTGCGGTCACCCTGACGCTGTTGCACAGCTACCTCCAGGGCCAGGTGGATGACAAACTGAACGCCGCCGTCGACTCTGCACGGAAACAGCGCTCCTTCACCCAGCTGCAGGCACCCAGCTCCATACCCACCGACTACTCGCTGATGCTCTTCGCCCCGGGCGAGCAGCCGTACACCTTCGGCGGGGATCCTGACTACCACCCGGACATCAATGCGTTCACGGTGGAGCAGGCCCAGGCGCGCGGGCAGACTCCCTTCCAGGTCCGCGGGACGGACGGGGAAAATTGGCGCGTAGTGGCGGTGACGGTCCAGAACGGCCAGACCATGGCCGTGGTGGTCATCGGCCTGCCGCTGGAGAGTGTTGACGACGTCCTCAAGCATGCCACCCTGGTGGTCACCGGAGTGGGCCTGCTGACGTTGCTGCTGGCCTCGCTCATTGCCAGCTGGACTGTGTCCCGGTCCTTCCGGCCGCTGGCCAGGGTGGAGAAGACGGCGGCCGCCATTGCCGCCGGGGACCTCTCCCGACGCGTGGAAGTGGAAAACCCCACCACCGAACTGGGCCGCCTGAGCAGCTCACTGAACGCCATGCTTGCGCATATTGAGACCGCGTTCGCGGCCCGGACTGCCTCGGAGGCACGGATGCGCCGCTTCGCCGCGGATGCGTCCCATGAACTTCGCACCCCACTGGTGACCATCCGTGGGTTCTCCGAGCTGTACCGCCATGGCGCCTTGTCCACGGACGAGGACGTGGCCACCGCGATGGGCCGGATCGAAAGCGAAGCCAAGCGCATGGGGTCCATGGTGGAGGACCTGCTCCTGCTGGCCCGGCTCGACGAGCAGCGCCCGCTGCAGCAAAAGCCGGTGGACCTGCAACTGATTGCGCACGATGCCGTAGTGGACACCCAGGCAAGCGACCGTTCCAGGGTGATCTCGCTGACCGGGCTCGACGGCGGGCCGGCGGGACCGGCCCCCGTCCTGGGTGATGAGGCCAAGCTGCGCCAGGTGGTGGGAAACCTCGTGGGCAACGCGCTGCGCTACACCCCTGAGGGCACTCCGATCGAGCTTGCCGTCGGTGTCCGGGGAACAGGCGGCGGCGAGCGGTCCGTGATTGAAGTACGTGACCATGGGCCCGGTATTTCGGAAGAGGACGCAGCCAAGGTCTTCGAACGCTTCTACCGGGCTGACACGTCCCGCACCCGGGAGACCGGCGGCAGCGGCCTGGGCCTCGCCATCGTGGCGGCAATCGTGGGCTCCCACGGGGGGACGGTGCGGGTGGAAAAGACCGACGGCGGCGGCGCCACCCTGGTGGTCAGCCTGCCGCGGCGCGAAGACGCACCCCGCGATGGCGGAGGAGACGGCCGGGAAGAAGCGGATGGCAGCATTCCCGCTTCCAGGGGCGGCGACGGCTCGGTTATCCACATATAG